One Candidatus Korarchaeum sp. genomic region harbors:
- a CDS encoding 50S ribosomal protein L22 codes for MPSWGYSYAAQGEKEAMASGRDLRVSFKEMVELLREIRGKKLSEAYEILDEVISLKRPIPFRRYNGGVPHRRGLSTFKAGRYPVKAAKLVKKILKSAEHNAMNKDLDPDSLYVKHAAAQMGMKLRRFFPRAYGRATPKVEQLVHVEIVLEEREEGE; via the coding sequence TTGCCTAGCTGGGGATACTCGTACGCTGCTCAGGGTGAAAAAGAAGCCATGGCCTCTGGAAGAGACCTCAGAGTATCCTTTAAGGAGATGGTGGAGTTACTGAGGGAGATAAGAGGCAAGAAACTCTCTGAGGCATACGAAATACTTGATGAAGTTATTTCCCTCAAGCGGCCCATCCCGTTCAGGAGGTACAATGGGGGAGTACCGCACAGGAGGGGTCTATCTACGTTCAAAGCTGGAAGATATCCTGTTAAGGCTGCTAAGCTCGTTAAGAAGATCCTTAAAAGCGCCGAGCACAACGCCATGAATAAAGATCTGGATCCAGATAGCCTCTACGTGAAGCATGCTGCAGCTCAAATGGGGATGAAGCTAAGGCGTTTCTTCCCTAGGGCTTACGGGAGAGCTACTCCAAAGGTAGAGCAGCTTGTGCATGTTGAGATAGTTCTCGAGGAGAGGGAGGAGGGTGAGTGA
- a CDS encoding 30S ribosomal protein S17, with protein MRKISEELVRGITPPEGSCNDDKCPWHGNISLRNAILEGRVVSTKMTRTVSVLIEYLHYNKKYKRYERRRNKIHAHLPPCLEVNDGDFVRIVETRRLAKTVSHVVLGKLK; from the coding sequence ATGAGGAAGATATCTGAGGAATTGGTGAGAGGGATAACACCTCCTGAGGGTAGTTGCAATGATGACAAATGTCCTTGGCACGGCAATATATCCTTAAGGAACGCTATCCTCGAGGGGAGGGTCGTTAGCACGAAAATGACGAGAACCGTTAGTGTACTCATAGAGTACCTCCATTATAACAAGAAGTATAAGAGGTACGAGAGAAGGCGCAATAAGATCCATGCGCACTTACCACCTTGCTTAGAGGTCAACGATGGGGATTTCGTGAGGATAGTTGAGACTAGAAGGCTCGCGAAGACCGTCAGCCATGTAGTCCTAGGGAAGCTGAAGTAG
- the gatE gene encoding Glu-tRNA(Gln) amidotransferase subunit GatE has product MEEEFYKSIGLRVGLEIHQRLDSHKLFCNCPSTLRDEEPHQWIRRNLNISYSELGFIDPAAKFESLRKRDFFYGVYYDTTCEIEVDEAPPLPINDEALEIAIEIALMLNMKPVDEVHVMRKIVIDGSNTTGFQRTALVALRGEKSYIDTSKGKVGLETLCLEEESAFIVESTSEFAKYKLDRLGIPLVEIATSPDVWHPEQAMEAALRIGRILRATGRVQRGIGTIRQDINISIEGGARQEIKGIQELELIPEIVRREISRQQNLLRIKEELEHRGIRESYFSDPVEDITDIFLGKKSRLIEGAISKGDRVFGMRVRGMRGLIGREVQPGRRFGTELADYAKVFGGVKGIIHGDELPSYGISDEDVKMIRERLLCQDDDSFVLVFGQKVTSLLALESVRSRLKAAVRGVPSETRRALSDGNTSFMRPMPGSARMYPETDVLPVKTAPIVARIKRLPRMPEDIVRELVENYGINSELAWELYDDGKVELFKRLVAYGAPASFTASTLTSTIKMLRREDERVERISEGHLEEIFRLIGEGKLAKEAVPEVLRGISRGSFSSVYDYVRGHSISLEELDSVIDSVLERLRDRISERGSRAFSMVMGEVMSVVRGRIDGAIVSERVKKKLEEFIKA; this is encoded by the coding sequence TTGGAAGAGGAATTCTACAAGAGCATCGGTTTGAGAGTGGGCCTTGAGATTCATCAGAGACTGGACTCCCACAAGCTCTTCTGCAATTGCCCCTCAACTCTGAGGGACGAAGAGCCCCACCAATGGATAAGAAGGAACTTGAATATCTCTTACAGCGAGTTAGGGTTTATAGATCCAGCAGCTAAGTTCGAGTCCTTAAGGAAGAGGGACTTCTTCTATGGAGTGTATTACGATACTACCTGCGAGATAGAAGTTGACGAAGCACCACCGCTCCCCATAAATGATGAGGCTTTGGAGATAGCGATAGAGATAGCTCTAATGCTCAACATGAAACCTGTTGATGAGGTTCACGTTATGAGGAAGATTGTGATCGATGGTAGTAATACCACCGGATTCCAGAGAACGGCTTTAGTTGCCCTAAGAGGAGAAAAAAGTTATATAGACACTTCTAAGGGAAAGGTAGGATTAGAAACCCTCTGTTTGGAGGAGGAATCCGCGTTCATAGTAGAAAGTACTTCTGAGTTCGCGAAGTACAAGCTGGATAGATTAGGGATCCCCCTGGTTGAGATAGCCACCTCGCCTGACGTGTGGCACCCTGAACAAGCGATGGAGGCCGCTCTGAGGATAGGGAGAATACTCAGGGCGACGGGTAGGGTGCAGAGGGGGATCGGAACCATAAGGCAGGACATAAACATCTCCATAGAGGGAGGGGCTAGGCAGGAGATAAAGGGGATACAGGAGCTGGAGCTTATACCGGAGATAGTTAGGAGGGAGATATCTCGACAGCAGAATCTCTTGAGGATCAAGGAGGAATTAGAACATCGAGGAATCCGTGAGAGCTACTTCTCGGATCCAGTTGAAGATATAACTGACATCTTCCTGGGTAAGAAGTCCCGGCTGATAGAGGGGGCGATCTCTAAGGGGGATAGGGTTTTCGGGATGAGAGTGAGAGGTATGAGGGGGTTGATAGGCCGGGAAGTTCAGCCGGGGAGGAGGTTCGGGACCGAGCTAGCGGATTACGCTAAGGTATTCGGTGGTGTCAAGGGGATCATCCATGGGGATGAGTTACCGAGTTACGGTATAAGCGATGAGGACGTTAAAATGATCAGGGAGAGACTACTATGCCAAGATGATGATTCTTTCGTACTTGTCTTCGGTCAGAAAGTGACCTCTTTATTAGCCCTAGAGTCAGTGAGATCTAGGCTTAAAGCAGCTGTTAGGGGAGTCCCCAGTGAGACTAGAAGAGCCCTATCCGATGGTAATACCTCATTCATGAGACCCATGCCGGGATCGGCTAGGATGTATCCTGAGACCGACGTGCTACCGGTTAAGACAGCCCCTATAGTCGCTAGGATTAAGAGATTGCCGAGAATGCCTGAGGATATAGTAAGGGAACTAGTTGAGAATTACGGGATAAATAGCGAGTTGGCTTGGGAGCTATACGATGATGGGAAGGTGGAGCTCTTCAAGAGGCTAGTGGCTTACGGAGCACCCGCGAGCTTCACGGCCTCTACGCTAACGTCCACGATAAAAATGCTGAGGAGAGAGGATGAGAGAGTTGAGAGGATCTCAGAAGGTCACTTGGAGGAGATCTTTAGACTTATAGGTGAGGGTAAACTCGCTAAGGAAGCTGTACCTGAGGTACTTAGGGGGATATCCAGGGGGAGTTTCTCAAGCGTCTACGATTACGTGAGAGGTCATTCTATAAGCTTAGAGGAGTTGGATTCCGTGATAGACTCTGTCTTGGAGAGATTGAGGGATAGAATCTCGGAGAGAGGAAGCAGGGCCTTCAGTATGGTAATGGGAGAGGTAATGAGCGTTGTGAGGGGGAGAATAGATGGAGCCATAGTAAGCGAGAGAGTGAAGAAGAAGTTAGAAGAATTCATCAAGGCTTGA
- a CDS encoding Zn-ribbon domain-containing OB-fold protein has protein sequence MWAYWVSVPSHWREIPARYRLEGGICKNCGHTMLPKEDVCPSCGSRDVVTKQLPRRGKVVNYSVVWNAPRGYEYYTPYVVALVRLEDGTMLLSQLTDIDPSQVTEGMDVEMVLRKVRVSGESGIIAYAYKFRPLIKSD, from the coding sequence TTGTGGGCCTACTGGGTGAGCGTTCCCTCCCACTGGAGGGAGATACCAGCTAGGTATAGGCTGGAGGGGGGTATTTGTAAGAACTGCGGCCATACGATGCTTCCTAAGGAGGACGTCTGTCCTTCTTGTGGATCCAGAGATGTCGTCACGAAGCAGCTCCCTAGGAGAGGTAAAGTGGTGAATTACTCCGTGGTATGGAATGCACCTAGGGGTTACGAGTACTACACACCTTACGTAGTGGCTCTCGTGAGATTAGAGGATGGGACGATGCTCCTTAGCCAGTTAACCGATATCGATCCTTCTCAAGTCACTGAGGGCATGGATGTCGAGATGGTACTCAGGAAAGTGAGGGTGAGCGGGGAATCCGGGATAATAGCTTATGCTTACAAGTTCAGACCATTGATAAAGAGCGATTAA
- a CDS encoding hydroxymethylglutaryl-CoA synthase, with protein MKASRKVGIVGWGVYVPKWRIRSEELARGWGREWKRYAAGIMVDEKSVPGLDEDTFTIAYEASVNALRRARIDPSNIRAVYVGTESKPYAVKTTATMLVEALGAGGPRRLTTGADYEFACKAGTEAIQSVIGLVGSGMIDYGLAVGADTAQGAPGDALEYTASAGGAAYILGPSSESVAVIESSLSYVTDTPDFWRRQHEHYPAHTRAFTGEPAYFRHIISAAKELMSLMGTKPEDYDYAIFHQPNGKFPLRVGTRLGFTPDKIKPGLVTPFIGNTYSGSALVGLAAVLDQAKPGQRILVVSFGSGAGSDAFHIETREGIEAVQDLAPKTMDYVSRKEYVDYAIYARYRRMIRMLHDFSGY; from the coding sequence ATGAAGGCAAGCAGGAAAGTTGGGATAGTTGGGTGGGGGGTCTACGTACCCAAGTGGAGAATAAGATCAGAGGAGCTCGCTAGGGGGTGGGGAAGAGAATGGAAGCGTTACGCAGCTGGCATAATGGTCGATGAGAAGAGCGTACCTGGTCTGGACGAGGACACCTTCACCATAGCTTACGAGGCCTCAGTGAACGCCCTCAGGAGAGCTAGGATAGACCCCTCGAACATAAGGGCTGTGTACGTGGGTACGGAATCAAAACCTTATGCTGTTAAAACGACTGCCACAATGCTAGTGGAAGCTCTCGGCGCCGGAGGACCGAGGAGGCTCACTACAGGGGCTGATTACGAGTTCGCGTGTAAAGCGGGAACTGAAGCTATTCAATCCGTTATCGGATTAGTAGGATCTGGGATGATAGATTACGGACTTGCTGTAGGGGCCGATACCGCACAAGGAGCTCCTGGAGATGCTTTAGAGTATACAGCTTCTGCAGGAGGAGCTGCTTACATTTTAGGACCTTCTAGCGAATCCGTAGCTGTCATAGAATCCTCTCTCTCCTACGTCACAGATACCCCTGATTTCTGGAGGAGGCAGCATGAGCACTACCCTGCTCACACGAGGGCTTTCACAGGAGAGCCCGCTTACTTCAGACACATAATATCCGCAGCTAAGGAGTTGATGAGCCTAATGGGGACTAAGCCTGAGGACTACGATTACGCCATCTTCCACCAGCCGAACGGTAAGTTCCCACTGAGGGTGGGTACTAGGTTGGGGTTCACCCCTGATAAAATAAAGCCGGGATTGGTGACCCCTTTCATAGGGAACACGTACAGTGGATCAGCCCTAGTAGGTCTGGCTGCAGTACTGGACCAAGCGAAGCCCGGACAGAGGATCTTAGTCGTCTCCTTCGGATCCGGTGCTGGTAGCGATGCTTTCCATATAGAGACCCGGGAGGGGATAGAGGCCGTTCAGGATCTAGCTCCGAAGACGATGGATTATGTCTCTAGGAAGGAGTACGTTGATTACGCTATTTACGCTAGGTACAGGAGGATGATAAGGATGTTACACGATTTCAGCGGATATTGA
- a CDS encoding beta-ketoacyl synthase N-terminal-like domain-containing protein, with protein sequence MVFIIGAGVLKVGDHWEKSLRNLVTEVALAALRDAGEVPVDYLVVSNSLSGVINGQENLGSYVASHLGIAGVPALKVEAANASGAAAVIVANSLIRSGEAQRVLVVGVEKMTDYTSLEDSNTAVSTLIDSEYEAFHGATLDSMHALVMREYMKRYRINREDFSHFPIIMHENAVDTPHAQYRFKIDLNTYMSSPLLAEPLSMMDVPGLADGAAALIISSREEGPNGNAKIVSFGQATDRISLYSRSSIVEMPSIRAALERALSKVSEFKPDFYSIEEYSSVLGYIAVEELGLARRGEAYKLFREGEARRDGPIPVNPEGGSKARGDPVGATAIYQLAEAYLQLAGRAQGWQVSGARRALVLSIGGLGSNSVVHLVEGV encoded by the coding sequence ATGGTCTTCATAATAGGCGCAGGTGTCCTGAAGGTCGGGGATCACTGGGAAAAGTCCTTGAGGAACTTAGTTACTGAGGTAGCGCTAGCTGCTTTGAGAGATGCCGGTGAAGTTCCTGTGGATTACCTGGTCGTATCTAACTCGCTCTCAGGAGTCATAAACGGGCAGGAGAACCTAGGCTCTTACGTCGCTTCCCATTTAGGGATAGCAGGAGTGCCTGCATTAAAGGTAGAGGCAGCTAACGCTTCTGGAGCTGCTGCAGTCATCGTAGCTAACTCTCTGATAAGGAGCGGTGAGGCTCAAAGGGTCCTAGTCGTAGGAGTCGAGAAGATGACGGATTACACATCGCTCGAGGACTCCAATACCGCTGTCTCAACACTCATAGACTCCGAGTACGAGGCTTTCCACGGGGCGACCCTGGACTCCATGCACGCCCTGGTGATGAGGGAGTACATGAAGAGGTACCGTATTAACAGGGAGGACTTCTCTCACTTTCCGATCATCATGCATGAGAACGCTGTGGATACGCCGCATGCCCAGTATAGATTTAAGATAGATCTGAACACATACATGTCGTCTCCCTTACTAGCTGAGCCCCTGAGCATGATGGACGTGCCCGGTCTCGCTGACGGTGCCGCTGCCCTGATCATATCGTCGAGGGAGGAGGGGCCTAACGGTAACGCTAAGATCGTCTCATTCGGACAAGCTACGGATAGAATTTCTCTATACAGCAGGAGCTCCATCGTGGAAATGCCCTCCATTAGAGCAGCTTTAGAAAGAGCTCTTTCGAAGGTAAGTGAATTTAAGCCAGATTTCTACAGTATAGAGGAGTACTCGAGCGTCCTAGGTTACATAGCTGTAGAGGAGCTTGGGTTAGCCCGCAGGGGAGAGGCCTACAAGCTCTTCAGGGAAGGTGAGGCGAGGAGGGATGGACCGATCCCAGTTAACCCAGAGGGTGGATCCAAGGCTAGGGGAGACCCTGTTGGCGCTACAGCTATCTACCAGTTGGCCGAGGCTTACCTCCAGCTAGCGGGAAGGGCCCAGGGGTGGCAGGTGAGTGGCGCGAGAAGGGCCCTAGTCCTTAGCATCGGAGGATTGGGCAGCAACTCCGTGGTTCATCTAGTGGAGGGAGTGTGA
- a CDS encoding 30S ribosomal protein S3 — translation MSSSRSMPIYKKLVQEGIVKYKLHEFMERLSDKAGFHCVEISSTPIRDIITVYVESPGVIIGRGGRTSKRISDILREELGIQNPYIQTKKVDEPFLSARIVASYIARRIAKGERYKKVAYSALRRVMAAGAKGVEIRLSGKFGSQRAREERFRDGVIYKCGQDYVENVEYAVKHVLMPQGMIGVRVRIVKPGVRGPDAVIVKEEAIEEIRERIRSEVESLSESESIEIPEELEEELEVAGEVERDESEQA, via the coding sequence ATGAGTTCCTCAAGATCGATGCCTATCTACAAGAAGCTCGTTCAGGAGGGCATCGTGAAGTACAAGCTTCACGAATTCATGGAGAGGTTATCCGATAAGGCTGGGTTCCATTGCGTAGAAATATCCTCTACTCCTATAAGGGACATAATAACGGTCTACGTGGAGAGCCCGGGTGTGATCATCGGTAGAGGTGGGAGGACATCTAAGAGGATCAGCGACATTCTGCGAGAGGAGCTCGGAATACAGAACCCCTATATCCAAACGAAAAAGGTAGATGAGCCCTTCTTGAGCGCTAGAATAGTAGCTAGCTACATAGCCAGGAGGATCGCTAAGGGCGAGAGGTACAAGAAGGTAGCTTACTCAGCCCTGAGGAGAGTGATGGCCGCTGGAGCTAAGGGCGTCGAGATAAGGCTCTCTGGAAAGTTTGGGAGCCAGAGGGCTAGGGAGGAGAGGTTCAGGGATGGGGTGATATACAAGTGCGGTCAAGATTACGTTGAAAACGTTGAGTATGCTGTGAAGCATGTGTTAATGCCTCAAGGCATGATAGGGGTGAGAGTGAGGATAGTCAAGCCAGGTGTGAGGGGCCCGGATGCTGTGATAGTTAAGGAGGAAGCTATAGAGGAGATAAGGGAGAGGATAAGGTCTGAAGTGGAGTCCTTATCAGAGTCGGAGAGCATAGAAATACCGGAGGAGCTTGAGGAGGAGTTGGAGGTGGCTGGTGAGGTGGAAAGGGATGAGTCCGAGCAAGCTTGA
- the rpmC gene encoding 50S ribosomal protein L29 encodes MSPSKLDELRGMDSDELLERLREIERDIFLNETKRLMGATEKTHLRRALRRERARILTILRERGVKV; translated from the coding sequence ATGAGTCCGAGCAAGCTTGATGAACTTAGGGGAATGGATTCCGATGAGCTTCTCGAAAGACTGAGAGAAATCGAGAGGGACATATTCTTGAATGAAACGAAGAGGTTGATGGGTGCTACCGAAAAGACGCATTTGAGGAGAGCTCTAAGGAGGGAGAGGGCTAGGATACTGACCATCCTGAGGGAGAGAGGTGTGAAGGTATAG
- a CDS encoding ribonuclease P protein subunit, translating into MRAGNILVHELIGLEVEVIHSPNIHEMGIKGRVILETRNCLIIGREGKRSVIAKGSRLFLFRVDDGSSVVVLGDRLIGRPEERVKKV; encoded by the coding sequence GTGAGAGCAGGCAATATACTCGTCCATGAGCTCATTGGGTTGGAGGTAGAAGTCATTCATTCACCGAATATCCATGAGATGGGTATTAAAGGTAGGGTTATCTTGGAGACGAGGAATTGCCTCATCATCGGTAGAGAGGGTAAGAGATCCGTGATAGCTAAGGGCTCTAGACTATTTTTATTTAGGGTCGATGATGGTAGCTCAGTAGTAGTGTTGGGGGATAGGTTAATAGGGAGACCGGAGGAGAGGGTGAAGAAGGTATGA
- a CDS encoding DNA-directed DNA polymerase I: MPSRRGILLSVFYSGDEKSAIMKFYDADSGEIFSIKDNTDHKPYLLTDAPEEKLPELLSEFSSRIHSISKVRKYDVLRDAEVELTKVEAKDPLAIGGSPKNMRDTLMKLGYSVWEARIKYYDCFTFDRNLVPGSLYEVDDYGNLRRVSADASSEDIGSSNEEVRDILISMIPLFDEPSPKLPSAALDIEVLSPLDKIPDPKEPDKPVAAAAIVDSLGRREVHILHRGGKLPEELPDGTKIMAYESEGRLIRNVLDRISEYPLLFTYNGDNFDLPYLARRAKELGVSDRPIRLERDRAILDTGIHIDLYKLFSNKSIQVYVFNNKYAGYTLDEVAEALLGERKIELEVRDFYSLESVTLAEYCLRDAELTFKLGNIGSGELVRLLFLFARISKMSLEEVSRQGVSSWIRNMIFFEYRRRNWLIPEREEIMAVRGERTYSQAIIKGKKYMGAIVLEPVPGIHFDVAVMDFASLYPSIIGHWRVSFETINCPHEECRSNRPVEDLPHWICLKGKGVVPYVIQALRDLRVRRYKRRAKEEKNEYLREWFDTVQRSLKVFLNASYGVFGFENFPLYSPPAAEMITALARKAMLLSIEEARRMGLKVIYGDTDSLFIRGATQEQIDELERRVEEKLGIDLELDKWYRYVVFSKLKKNYLGVTRDGVVEVKGLLGKKRNIPIFVKKAFNEVIEILSSVNSPEDFSNARRRIEDTIRSYVRRLELGDYEIEELAFRCMLGKSPEDYVKTTPQHVKVAKILERMGKRIEAGQVIKYVKVSGKDGVMPIELANKSQIDKDKYLEIMRTTFEQILNALDIDFDEIIKERKVSSLDEFF; the protein is encoded by the coding sequence ATGCCCTCAAGGAGAGGTATCCTACTATCTGTATTTTACTCTGGAGATGAAAAGTCCGCTATAATGAAATTTTATGATGCAGATAGCGGCGAAATTTTTTCCATAAAGGATAACACTGATCATAAACCTTACCTTCTCACAGACGCTCCTGAGGAGAAGTTACCCGAACTGCTCTCTGAGTTCTCATCTAGGATACACTCGATCTCCAAGGTGAGGAAGTACGATGTGTTGAGGGATGCTGAGGTTGAGCTGACCAAAGTGGAGGCTAAGGATCCATTAGCGATAGGAGGCTCACCTAAGAACATGAGGGACACGCTGATGAAATTGGGGTACAGCGTCTGGGAGGCGAGGATAAAGTACTACGATTGCTTCACCTTTGACAGGAACCTCGTCCCCGGATCGCTCTACGAGGTGGATGATTACGGGAACTTGAGGAGAGTATCTGCTGATGCGTCGAGCGAGGATATAGGGAGCTCAAATGAGGAGGTAAGGGATATTCTGATTTCAATGATACCCCTGTTCGATGAACCCTCTCCTAAGCTGCCTAGTGCAGCCTTGGATATAGAAGTGCTCTCCCCTTTAGATAAGATCCCAGATCCTAAGGAGCCGGATAAACCTGTCGCGGCAGCGGCCATAGTCGATAGTCTCGGTAGGAGGGAGGTACATATCCTTCACAGAGGAGGTAAATTACCTGAGGAACTGCCTGATGGCACTAAAATAATGGCTTATGAGAGCGAGGGAAGACTTATAAGGAATGTACTGGACAGGATAAGTGAGTACCCTCTCTTATTCACTTATAACGGAGATAACTTCGATCTCCCTTATCTAGCTAGAAGGGCTAAGGAGCTGGGTGTGAGCGATAGACCCATCAGACTGGAGAGGGATCGGGCGATACTCGATACGGGCATACACATAGACCTCTACAAATTATTCAGTAACAAATCAATACAAGTCTACGTCTTCAATAATAAGTACGCTGGATACACTCTAGATGAAGTCGCAGAAGCTCTATTAGGGGAGAGGAAGATAGAACTCGAGGTTAGGGACTTCTACTCACTGGAGTCAGTTACTCTAGCGGAGTATTGTCTCAGGGACGCTGAACTCACCTTCAAGCTCGGGAACATAGGGTCGGGGGAGTTAGTTAGGTTGCTCTTCCTCTTCGCCAGAATAAGTAAGATGTCATTGGAGGAAGTGTCTAGGCAGGGAGTTTCCTCTTGGATCAGGAACATGATATTCTTCGAATATAGGAGGAGGAACTGGCTGATCCCGGAGAGGGAGGAAATAATGGCTGTCAGGGGAGAGAGGACTTACTCTCAAGCGATCATTAAGGGAAAGAAGTACATGGGAGCGATAGTGTTGGAGCCCGTGCCAGGCATACACTTCGATGTAGCGGTCATGGACTTCGCGAGCTTGTATCCATCTATCATAGGTCACTGGAGAGTCAGCTTTGAGACGATAAATTGCCCTCACGAGGAGTGCAGATCGAACAGACCCGTGGAAGACCTTCCGCACTGGATATGCTTGAAGGGTAAGGGTGTAGTTCCTTACGTGATTCAGGCACTCAGGGATCTGAGGGTGAGGAGGTATAAAAGGAGAGCAAAGGAGGAGAAGAATGAGTACCTGAGGGAGTGGTTCGACACGGTCCAAAGGAGTCTCAAAGTGTTCTTAAACGCTTCCTATGGGGTCTTTGGCTTCGAGAACTTCCCCCTCTACTCACCTCCAGCTGCTGAGATGATAACGGCCTTAGCCAGGAAGGCGATGCTCTTATCGATAGAGGAGGCGCGTAGGATGGGACTCAAGGTGATATACGGGGATACTGACAGCCTCTTCATAAGAGGCGCGACTCAGGAGCAGATCGATGAGCTGGAGCGGAGGGTGGAGGAGAAGCTCGGGATAGACTTGGAGTTAGATAAGTGGTACAGGTACGTAGTCTTCTCTAAGTTGAAGAAGAACTACTTAGGTGTGACTAGGGACGGTGTTGTGGAGGTCAAAGGGCTGCTCGGAAAGAAGAGGAACATACCAATATTCGTTAAGAAAGCATTCAATGAGGTGATAGAGATACTCTCGAGCGTCAACAGCCCTGAGGACTTCTCGAACGCGAGAAGGAGGATAGAAGATACCATAAGGAGTTACGTGAGGAGACTGGAGTTAGGCGATTATGAGATCGAGGAACTAGCATTTAGGTGCATGTTGGGTAAGAGCCCTGAGGATTACGTGAAGACCACACCTCAGCATGTGAAGGTAGCTAAGATACTTGAGAGGATGGGCAAGCGTATTGAAGCGGGTCAGGTGATAAAGTACGTTAAGGTCAGCGGGAAGGACGGTGTGATGCCGATAGAGCTAGCGAATAAGTCTCAGATAGACAAGGATAAGTACCTAGAGATAATGAGGACGACCTTTGAGCAGATATTGAACGCTCTAGATATAGATTTTGATGAGATAATTAAGGAAAGAAAAGTATCAAGCCTTGATGAATTCTTCTAA
- the gatD gene encoding Glu-tRNA(Gln) amidotransferase subunit GatD, whose amino-acid sequence MLHYRGRVGEILSSLGIEDFDRVRVRKDRYVFEGILIPRPEILDDEHVILKLDNGYNVGINIKGAEFELVSKGERRETSVPELSYREGLPRVPLVVTGGTITSRVDYSTGAVISHERPEELLDLIPELADIANIDYVKLFAEFSENLTPDHWKEIARVVERELKRGSEGVIIAHGTDTMHYTASALAFMLRGLDKPVILVGSQRSVDRPSTDAVMNVVAAARLAAQGPIAESVIVMHSSPSDDYAYVLRGVRARKMHTSRRDAFVSVNEPPLAKVSRDSIELISNSFRRRKEGVSEVTLDDRLYDKVALVQVWPGIPSGYLSSLKAMFGGIVIAGTGLGHVPKHVIPEVRELVRDGVPVVISSQCLFGRVDLKVYETGRRLLEAGAIPAMDMLPEVSLVKLMFVLGHTQELEEIRRLMLTNLAGEIGSRIPINTFPPCWR is encoded by the coding sequence ATGCTGCACTACAGGGGAAGGGTTGGGGAAATACTCTCCAGCTTGGGCATAGAGGACTTCGATAGGGTGAGGGTGAGGAAGGACCGCTACGTTTTCGAGGGTATCCTCATACCCAGACCTGAGATACTCGATGATGAGCATGTCATACTCAAGCTCGATAACGGGTACAACGTGGGCATCAACATAAAGGGGGCTGAGTTCGAGCTGGTCTCAAAGGGGGAGAGGAGGGAGACATCCGTTCCGGAGCTGAGCTACAGGGAGGGATTGCCCAGGGTACCGTTGGTGGTCACCGGAGGCACGATAACTTCGAGAGTGGACTACTCAACGGGTGCCGTCATATCTCATGAGAGACCCGAGGAGTTGCTCGACTTGATACCGGAGCTAGCTGATATAGCGAACATAGATTACGTGAAGTTGTTCGCTGAGTTCAGCGAGAACCTGACTCCCGACCACTGGAAGGAGATAGCCAGAGTCGTGGAGAGAGAGCTTAAGAGGGGATCGGAGGGCGTAATCATAGCTCATGGTACTGATACAATGCATTACACGGCATCAGCACTTGCTTTCATGCTCAGAGGTCTCGATAAGCCCGTCATCTTAGTGGGTTCTCAGAGATCGGTGGATAGACCATCAACGGATGCCGTTATGAACGTGGTAGCTGCCGCTAGATTAGCTGCCCAGGGACCGATAGCGGAATCCGTCATAGTGATGCACTCGAGTCCCTCGGATGATTACGCTTATGTCCTGAGAGGGGTGAGAGCGAGGAAAATGCATACATCGAGGAGGGACGCTTTCGTTTCAGTGAACGAACCACCGCTAGCTAAGGTGAGTCGTGATTCAATCGAGTTGATCTCCAATAGCTTCAGAAGGAGGAAGGAGGGAGTTAGTGAAGTTACTCTCGATGATAGACTTTATGATAAGGTAGCTCTCGTTCAAGTCTGGCCCGGGATACCTTCAGGTTACCTAAGCTCACTTAAGGCGATGTTCGGGGGGATCGTCATAGCGGGCACTGGGTTGGGCCACGTACCCAAGCATGTGATACCTGAGGTACGCGAACTCGTTAGAGACGGAGTACCCGTAGTAATATCATCCCAGTGTCTGTTCGGAAGGGTTGACTTGAAGGTCTATGAGACAGGGAGAAGGCTCCTAGAAGCTGGTGCCATACCTGCTATGGATATGCTTCCTGAGGTCTCCCTCGTGAAACTTATGTTCGTTCTGGGGCATACTCAGGAACTCGAGGAGATCAGAAGACTCATGTTGACTAACCTAGCTGGGGAGATAGGGTCTCGGATCCCCATCAACACCTTCCCACCTTGCTGGAGGTGA